In a genomic window of Cydia fagiglandana chromosome 8, ilCydFagi1.1, whole genome shotgun sequence:
- the LOC134666437 gene encoding uncharacterized protein LOC134666437: protein MGYICDLVLNFLHNYLPLNTILCIRAIFGHYYSYTSNKLYLTTLKIYCCVLSFIIPLILHYFGNMKFGALWILLFEYFISIWITLIVENDCFIKYLASIKLADRTLELPSNLESFRLYVIFFVMALMRTCISLIALEHIFTSPLVYLMYTFIYISMDFSQHIRISIFDILYERMLKLRNYFEGIFIRPPGDYTNMTTDLKRGLLAYKQLVDSVKLLDKLQATYLVVLVVRFLNCILRLHEIILLQSDSERIHWRVYVYDTISAGVLVSAPAVLIELIHMEVDHISLILRIQYSKCNDLNLRAAISNGIRFLKLRPFKFYIWRVIPVDSSLPIKFIALLFTYSLIILQVNKIL from the exons ATGGGTTATATTTGTGATCTAGTTCTAAATTTTCTGCACAACTATTTGCCTCTGAACACTATATTATGTATTCGTGCCATTTTTGGCCATTATTACAGTTATACCTCTAATAAGTTATACTTGACTACCCTAAAAATATATTGCTGTGTTCTATCCTTCATTATTCCATtgatattacattattttggaAACATGAAATTTGGTGCACTTTGGATATTACTTTTTGAGTATTTCATCAGTATTTGGATAACTCTTATAGTAGAAAACGattgttttataaaatatctTGCTTCTATCAAACTTGCAGATCGAACCCTCGAACTCCCTTCGAATTTAGAAAGCTTCCGGCTATACGTCATCTTCTTTGTAATGGCTCTTATGAGAACTTGTATCAGTCTTATCGCTTTGGAACATATTTTTACTAGCCCTCTAGTATATTTGATGTATACCTTCATTTATATCTCTATGGATTTCAGTCAACATATTAGAATTTCTATATTTGACATTTTGTATGAAAGAATGTTAAAACTTCGAAATTATTTTGAGGGTATCTTTATTCGGCCGCCTGGTGATTACACAAATATGACAACTGATTTAAAAAGAGGATTATTAGCTTATAAGCAGCTTGTCGATAGCGTTAAGCTTCTGGATAAATTACAAGCAACG TACTTAGTAGTCCTGGTGGTGCGTTTCTTAAACTGTATCTTACGCCTtcatgaaattattttattacaatccGATTCTGAGCGg ATCCATTGGAGGGTTTATGTATACGATACAATATCCGCAGGGGTGCTAGTTTCTGCTCCGGCTGTCTTAATAGAATTGATCCACATGGAAGTTGATcatatttcattgatattgaGAATCCAGTATTCCAAATGTAACG ATCTCAATCTCCGAGCCGCAATTTCAAATGGCATTCGTTTTCTAAAGCTGCGGCCGTTTAAGTTCTACATCTGGCGCGTCATACCGGTCGACAGCTCGCTGCCGATCAAATTCATCGCTCTTCTATTCACTTACAGTTTAATAATTTTACAGGTGAACAAAAtcctttaa